CAGTGTTTTAGACATGCAAAGACAAAGTAAAGACTTTATATTGAGATAAAGATGAATATGATAACATAAACTATTGGACAGTttatagtcattcattcaacaaatattgctaAGCACTTACTCTGTAGCAGGCCTTCTTGTAGGTGGAAAGTGGTGAACAAAAAGAGCTTTGTGGGGACAGCCCCATggcttggttttttgttgttgttgagttgtatgaattgttcatatattttggatattaacccttattggctataggatttgcaaatatttcctccaagttgggttgtctttttattttgttgatgatttctttcagtgcaatctcaatcagaatcccaatgacattcttcatggaaatagaacaaagaatcctaaaatttatattgaacaagaaaagatcttgaatagccaaagcaatcctgagaaaaaagaacaaagttggaggtataacactccctgaattcaaattatagtacaaagctatagtaatcaaaactgcatgATGCTAGCAGAAaaacacagagatcaatggaacagaactgagagtccagaagtaaaaCTACACAGTTATGGGAAGCTagtctttgacaaagaagccaagaacatacaaaagagaaaggaaagtctcttcaataaatggttttgggataACTAGACAGTGagttgcaaaagaatgaaagtagaccattatcttctaccatacacaaaaactaactcaaaatgtattagtcttgaatgtaagacctgaaaccataaaactcctagaggaaaatataggcagtacagcCTTTGAgactggtcttagcagtatcttttctaATACTGTGTCtactaaggcaagggaaacaaaagaaaaaataaacaaatgggagtaccTCATGTTAAAAAGCTTCTggacagcaaaagaaaccatcaacttCCTGAATTTTAAAGTAGAGTATGTGGACATCTTCTTGTTAAGGGGATGGGAAGATCCCATACTGTTTCCTCCAGCATTAGCAGATTGGACCATTCACCTCTAGTCTCTCTAAACCTACAGGAGAGGAAGTTGGGaaaaggagatggagagaattTGGGGAGGATTTCTTTGGAGAATATTGTCAATGTACCACTCTTTTCCTTTTACCCAAGCCAAATGACACAGCCTACTCTTCCAGAGCTGAAGGGCCCAGGAGTGCTGATGTTTTCCTGTAAGCCAGATATGGGCCTCATGGAAAGCAGAAGGTTCTCAGAACCTTCTTAAAAAGAAACTCTCTCAAGTCAACCTCCTGAAGGGGTGAAATAATCATAGTCTGGGAGTCAAGGCCAGAAGCTGGGGAACTGCTTTATGAGCCAGAAATGTCTGGCCAGATGGGGCAGTGACTTCACAAAGAACTAATGGACTGAATTCATGGGTCAGGATTGGTGGAGCTGAGGAGTGCTCTGGCTCTGAGGAACGCACAAAAGTATCCCTCTAGGGAAAGAGCCAGCAATCATACATCTGTCATTAGAAGGTACTGATACCAGACCACATCTATTCCAGTCAACTTTTTctgccctctttccctctcctttctatCAGGGCATTTGATCCTggactagccacatgtggcacCTACGGAGTGGGAAAGGTGGTAcagcaataaatagaaaatcagatTTACCCTCTTTCATCACTAAAAACTTCAGagactgagatggggaagagaggATGATTTAATTTGGAAAAGGCTGTGTAGTTTGATATTATAGTGGATTTGACTTTTTAATACTTGGAAAAGCAAACAATTTGGTTTTTACTTTTGAGTGGAAGGAAAAACTGTTAGATGTGTCTGAGATGTTAGTGAGTGGTAGGGAGGTTTGAAATGACATAGCAGCATTTTGAAGGGgtgaagatgaaaaataatgaagttgCCTTCTTCTTATATGCTGTGAACTTCAGCTCCTTCAAGAAAGTGGTTATAATTCTTCAGTAAATTACACATTATTATCCCTAGTTTATAGGTGGAATTAAAAAGCAACCCTAAAACCACAAAATTCATGTAATGGATCTAGGATTAGAATTCAGGTGACTGTCTCCAAAACTCAAGCTCTTCCCTGTTCCAGACTGCCTCTATTTCCCCTCCCATTACTGCATTCTAAGATCCTGCAAAGGAACCAACACTGGGAAATCTGGCACACTTAGGATAGCACCCTAGTTCCAAAATTTTGCTGTTTTCACTGAATAGTTGTTGCTAGGAAGCAGAAAACATGTTTATAGTTTGTAAGGTGATTCCACACACATTCTCTTTAGTCTTCACAGTAGCCCTCTCTCTGATAAGGTAAATATTATCGTTACATCTATTGATCTCATTACAGTCTTGAATGATACATCAAAAGGGTAATGAACGGAAGTACATCTTAGATCTGCCAACCTGTAAACTGTGGATGCAGGAATGATATTCATTTTCTTCACTGTTGTATGCAACACCAGACTCCATGCCTGATGCACAGAAGAAGTTCAATAATTATTTCTTGAGTAAATGAATGTGTGAGGTCTTTTAACTCTAAATTGATAAAAGTTTAAGTTTTGTGGTTATAAatgtttaagttttctttttgttatatcATGTTGCTTCTCTAGCATCGTCAACAAATAGTCTGGGAAAACGTTTATCCACCTAGAAAACTCACTCTAAAACAAGGCTTCTGGAGTTGCAGTGAATCTGCCATAACTATATTTGATGGTAAGTCAAATTTTGAGCTTCTATAATGCATAAGgtaataaaagacatttttctgCAAGCTTCAATGTCTAGCCAGTAATCTGGTTAGGAAAAACTGATCTCCAAGGCCCCTGAAGCTATAAAGCATGCTATGATTATGTGGGTACTCACTGATCAATTGTCTATTTTCAGAAATTGTGCATTGTACAATAATCAATAGAAGATAACCCATAATGCTTTGTGGAAAAGCACTCAAAAGTTCAGAGAACTTATCTACCTAACTAATAGATAGATTGTGACTTTCAGAGAAAGCTTCTTAATTATCTTAGTTAAATTCATTCTAGGCAAATAGGTGGATGTAAGAGTTCCTTAAATTTCTGAGGACATTTCTATAACAAATTAGCCATGACAATATAACATCATCTAGGCATGGTGATCCATTTCCTCAGTGAAactctttcctttctgtctctttattccAAAGTCAAGAGGCAAAGTCAGATTGAGAGATAGAATTGAGTTCTCTAAGAGAAGATGGGACTGTGGCAGGGGTGCCCACTCTACATATGCAGTGGTGGTACAGCACTGTGCTCAGACCCAAAGACTGCCCAGACTCCTCATGCATGGAGTCACAACCACTAAATTGAGTTGCATAGATGTACTCCCGTGTGATGCTACAAATCAACTGACCTTACTAGGAACAGGTAGCTCTAGACTAAGAGCTTACACTCCACTACAGCATTTCTCTGTACATTCTCAAGTAATGAACTTCATTACCAGGGTTTAGAGAGTATTATCATATGCTCAACCAAGCTCCAACCTAGAGAAGTTTAGTTAATCCTCTAAACACCTATCAGAAAATTGAATCCCAAGCAAATACAGGTGTAACCCATTCTATCAGAAGCTGTTTCATAtgcaaaatgcattaaagatGAGCACAAGTCTCTTTATTAATGCAAATGGGTCTTGTGGACCACACTATCTGCCATAATTGAACACAAATCCTTCTTCAGTCCCTGAGATGCATACAGTTTTTTGTATTAGGGCCATCACAAAAACTAGTGTATACGGCCAAGGGTTTCATTCCATTCACCAGGTGAAACTTAAAACCCCACATCGTTTTCCACAGATTCCTATTGATGGGAGCTACCTGTGAGTGCAAAACTTGGAGTAGTGCATTTTAAACTTTCAACGGCAGGGAGTTAGcagggaaagaaaatatattagcagaatgatgaaaaaaataataattgaaattaagtaataaaataaagcttttaaaacacTAAGTCTACTGTGAGGTGTCTGTAGGAAGCAAAATTGAATGGACTGGGGGTTTGAACTATAATATTGGtatattataaagaaaacatcATATATAGGGTTTAATAAATTCATATTGATTGactataaatgaatgaacaattcGATGGATGGAAGGATAAAAGGATGCCAACCAGCCCCCAAATGCTTTCCTGGAAGCTTAGGAATCCAAACAATTACTCTGTCCTTTTAGATTTCTTCCACTCTTCATTTCTAGATAAGAATTTAGGTCCTACAAAACATCCTCTTAGCAACAGTCCTGTACACCCTGTATATGGCATCTTTGACTTCCTTGTTCCTCAAGCAGTAGATAAGTGGGTTCAACATGGGGATCGCTGCTGTATAAAACACAGACACCACTTTATTGAGATCCAGGGAGAAACTTGCACTAGGCCgtacataaataaagaaaagagtacCATACAGGATGGAAACAGCTGTCAGATGAGATGAGCAGGTAGAAAAGGCTTTATGCCTCCCTTCAGCAGAGTGGATCTTCAGTATGGTAATGAGGATGTAAATGTAGGAGACCAGGATAGTCAGACCACTGAAGACTTCCACAGCTCCAGCCATGATGAAAACTACCAATTTATTGAGCCTAGTGTCAGCACATACAAGGGAAAGCAGCAGGGacatgtcacagaagaaatgattaaagaCATTGGAGCCACAAAAAGGGAGATTAAATGCATTTGTTGTATGAGTCATGGTGTTCATGAACCCACTGACATAGGGACCAATCACCAGCTGGATACAGAGTCTCTGAGACATCGCGACTGAATACAATAATGGGTTGCAGATGGCTACATAGTGGTCATAGGCCATGGATGCCAAGAGGAAACACTCTGCTGCCACAAAGAACCCAAAGAACCACTGCTGCAAAGCACAGCCCAGGAAAGAGATGGCTTTCCTCTTCACAAAAAAGTCAGTGAGCATCTTGGGGCTCACAACTGAGGAGAAGCAGATGTCCACAAAAGACAAGtggctgagaaaaaagtacatgggCATGTGTAGGCGGGAACTGATCCGTATCAGAATAATCATACTCAAGTTTCCAGTTAGGTTGATGACGTGGAAACtcagaaagagcaggaaaagTAAGATCTGTAACCGGGGGTTGTAATTCAAACCTGTGAAAATGAACTCATTGACCCTTGTGTAGTTTTCATGTGCCATTGGCTGGTTCTGGTTTCCACTAGAAGAAGAACAGAGGAGTCACAGCAGATTTGGCAAACATATCTTCAAAATGGGACACAGGAAAAATATACTAGTAACTGGGAGAGCACTAGAGATGATACTACTTAGCTGCAAGTTCTGgccaaggaaacaaaaattaaatatagatcAGTGTAAAAATATCAGATCTTAAGTTATATTTTAAGTTTCTGTAGAAATCTATCAATACagagataagaaaatggaaaccTAGGAAAGAGGAGAAGCTTGCTCCATGTCCCATAACTAACTGAGGCAAAAATGGTTCCAGAATAGATGTCTAATAACTCCCACTTCAGTGAACTTTGTGTGAGTTCACCAGGTGAATACACATCAGGAAAGATGACATAGGAGAGTAGAAGTGAAGCAAGCTGGAGAAGAAATGAACAGCAACTCATTTTTTAAGTGGCATGCTGTGCACTTTGTGATTATAACCTAAGGCTAAATGTATATTCTCCAACTTGTCTCGAGTCTAACTCCAGACCCTGGAAAGCtacttttcttcatctctgaaacagaaataataatatgaaaaattacCTTGtaaattgttgtgaggattaaatgagataattcatgcaAAGCGTTTAGCAGAGTGTTATTGAGGACCTAGATTAGAGAAGAATAATTGTTAGTATTTTTGTCATACATACTCCCTTTAGTAGACCTACAAGctaaatgtcattttattttgcataggaagaaaacagaagctcaaTCTATATTCATAATACTAGTGACTGGAAGAGATGAGCTTTGAACATGCATCTTTAAAAAATGgactatgttttttccttttcacactGCAGAAATGTTTCCTGTGTCTTCACAATTCCTTCCATTTCAAAGAAATCCAAAATTCATTCCAATATGAGTACAGGATAATGCATTTTTGGCTTCCTATTCCTGGAGTTGAGGTTATAGCCAATGGTCATTAGTGAAAAGGCCATGAAATGATAGTGTTGAGCATAAGTATCACCTTTATGGAAATGATGCATGGAAGAAGTCTGGAAAAAAGCCTAAATTCTCCCAACTCTGTATCCTCTACATTTCCTTTTGTCACTCACTGTAAGGAGGACCTTGGTTAAGTCACCTGATCTCTTTGAACCTGAggtgcttcattcattcaatgtgCTTTTGGCTTGATCTCAGAATTCTCATCCATTTACAATGAGAAGGTCGATGTGTAGGTGCTCAGAAATCTACTAATACtttacttttagaaaattttattcgCCCAGGAATATTGAAGTCCCACATCATACTTTTGCTAGACGCTTTTCCGTctaatttgaaatttattatttgaCTTTAGCAAGACATCCTCTGAGGCAAATAATATagtttacattatatattttgcttcaggagaaataaagagaaagatggaATGACCAGTCCAAGTGTTCACTCATCACACCTTTTGCTTAAACCTGTTCAAAAGTCTAATAACTCCTCCAGGATCCATCACATACTATATCTCAGTCCTCCACTTGACAGTTGCCCAAAGCTGCTCAACTCCTCCTTGTCAGTCTTGGTTTCAGCACCTGCCCAAGCCTTCTACCCATCTATACACATCTAAGTTTCTCAGTTTATCTATTTCATTTGGTGCTTAGAATAGAATATGATGCTCTGTACAGACCAAACCACACAGACTGGGGGACACAATCTCCTCTCATGTTGAGAGCCAGAGGATGACATCAACACAACCTATGACAGCCTTCTCTTGGCAAGGAATTCACCCAGGTGGTTTAGACAAGGATATTAATTGAATTCAGGactatcttttttttattgcagtaacattggattataacattatgtagctttcagatgtacatcataatatattttgaattctgtgtagattacatcatgtttacagcccaaaaactagttatagtccatcaccacacatgtgagtaCTATATTTTCCTCTTATTCTGCTGTTAAAATATCTCTGTTCTATTTTATAGTTTGATAAAGTTGCAGAACCTAAATTTGTGTCTACATAAATTCTCTCGTTAGGTCTTGCACAGTCATCTAACAAAGATGAGGATAATGCAGATCCTGACCAAGAATCAAAttcataatttatattaattCCAGTTAAAATAGTTTATGTTATCTTGAATTTGTTAAAATCAGGTAGAAAGAAGAACATAAAATTATTTAGAAGATTGCAACTTACAGTCTAATGGGCTGCCTCTCCTTTAAAGATGTCAAGAAGAACTAAGGTAAAAATGAGTCGTTTCTCAGGTTTCATCCCTTCCCTTAACAAGCATACGTTCACACACAGAATGTGTCAGAATTTACAATacttatttgattttattctttattttcttacagaAAGGAAATATGGAAGACTTCACTGTAAAACATATTCGGAGTCTTTATCAATTAGATAAAAGTTCGCTGAACTAGTTGCTTCATTAATCCCTTTGTATTTGTTATTGAAGATGCTCTGTCCCCTAAGTGTACTGTATCTTAGGAATGAGCCTGATAAGGGAAAGTGCAATTGAAGCTTTGTTTCATATTCTAAGTAAGTCCAATGAGATTTGTTATCTGATAATTTTACACTTGTTTCTAACTGGATGcattctctccattctctctagTTCCAGGCTAAGCAAGAAAACTCTATGGAATCCTTTGTAAATTGAAGTAGCACAGAGAGGGTGGGCCACTGGAAGACCTTAGCTCCCCATGCCCCTCTCTCTTCTGCATTAGTATCTTGGGAGGAAGAGCAAAGAGTGTAGAAAATGGACTTTTCTCAGACATAGCATTTACTGCAACATGTTGccaaagaaataattttccttggactttttccaaaatatgtaGTTTCACTATTGTGAGCAAAGCCTGGAAGAGAACAACTGCTGACGTATTAACTGGTTGTTAACTTTAGCAGAAGATTATAGCTGAACTATTAGGAAAGGGcaaaggaaatatatttcttattgtcaagaaaagaataaaagccaGTAAACCAAAACTCTTTGGGGTTATGTTTCACTTCCGATACAAACAACATCAGCCTGGCAAAATTGAGTCTACATGGAGAACCGAATTTTGGTTCTATCCTgaataaaggaaaattacaggtcactAGGCCTGCAACACAACTTCCCCACTGTAGAAGGTTCTGTATGGggtttttctgtctttcatttc
This sequence is a window from Equus caballus isolate H_3958 breed thoroughbred chromosome 12, TB-T2T, whole genome shotgun sequence. Protein-coding genes within it:
- the OR5G1 gene encoding olfactory receptor family 5 subfamily G member 1 (The RefSeq protein has 2 substitutions compared to this genomic sequence) → MAHENYTRVNEFIFTGLNYNPRLQILLFLLFLSFHVINLTGNLSMIILIRISSRLHMPMYFFLSHLSFVDICFSSVVSPKMLTDFFVKRKAISFLGCALQQWFFGFFVAAECFLLASMAYDHYVAICNPLLYSVAMSQRLCIQLVIGPYVSGFMNTMTHTTNAFHLPFCGSNVFNHFFCDMSLLLSLVCADTRLNKLVVFIMAGAVEVFSGLTILVSYIYILITILKIHSAEGRHKAFSTCSSHLTAVSILYGTLFFIYVRPSASFSLDLNKVVSVFYTAVIPMLNPLIYCLRNKEVKDAIYRVYRTVAKRMFCRT